CCCCGCTACGGCTCGCCCTACCGCGCGAGCATCGTGCAGACCGTCCTGGCGGTCGTCGTGATCGCGGTGTTCGCGGTCACCGGGGCCGACCCGTACACGAAACTGCTGCTGTGGGTGAACACCCCGGGCGTGGTGGGCATCCTGGTGCTGCAGACCCTGACCGCGATCGCCACCGTCGCGTACTTCCTGCGGCGGAACAAGGCCGCGAGCACCCCGCTCGCGGTGACCGCCGGGATCGTCTCCTCCGTGCTCCTGGCGGTCGCCACCTACATCCTGGTCGACAGCGTCGGCCTGCTCACCAACGCTTCGGCGACCGTGAACGTGGTGCTCGTCAGCCTCGTCCCCGCGACGATGCTGATCGGCGGCGCAGTCGCCCTCTGGCTGCGCAAGCGGCGGCCCGCCGCGTACGCGCGCATCGGCGAAGGCGACGGCGAAACCCAGCCCGCCCCCGAAGGGATCCCCGCGTGAACCTCGTCCTCTGCGCCGACACCGTCCACACACTGGCCGGCGACGACCGGCCGGTCCAGGCGATCGCGATCACCGGCGGCGTCGTCACCGCCGTCGGCACCCGCCGGGACGTCCGCGACTGGCGCGGTCCCGGGACCGAAGTCGTCGACCTGGGCGGCGCCACCGTGACCCCCGGCCTGATCGACGCGCACACGCACCCGGTGATGGGCGTGCAGCTCACCGCCGACGTCGACCTGTCCGCCGCCCGCTCCCTCGACGAGGTGGAGCACCTCCTCGCCACCGCGGCCGCCGGCCGGGCACCGGACGAATGGCTCCAGGCGTGGGGCCTGGACCCCAACGTCTTCGGCGACCGGCCGGTCACCAGCGCCCCGATCGAGGCGGCGGTCGGTGGCCGTCCCGCGTTCGTGCGGCTGTTCGACGCCCACTCCGCCCTGGCCACCCCGGCCGCGCTGCGGATCGCCGGCGTCGACGGCCCCCGCCGGTTCGCCCAGCGCTCGAGCGTCGTCTGCGACGAGGACGGCCGGCCGACCGGCCTGCTGCTGGAGGCCGCCGCCATGGACCTGGTCACCGCGCACGTCCCCCGGCAACCGGTCGCCGACCGGGCGGCCCGGCTGCGCGCGCTGCTCGGCGAGATGGCCGCCACCGGGCTCACCGGCGGCCACGTCATGGACCTGCTCGGCGACAGCGCGGAGGTGGTCGCCGCCGCCGAAGACCTCGGCGACCTCCCGCTGCGCCTGCGGTTCGCCCCCTGGTGCGAACCCGGCGCCGAGGCGGAACAGCTGGCCGAGCTGATCGCCCTCCAGGGCCGCGGCGGCCGCCGCTGGGAGATCGGCGGCGTGAAGTTCTTCATCGACGGCACGATCGACAACGGCACCGCCTGGCTGGAAGAACCCGACGCCCACGGCGAATCGACCGACAGCTTCTGGACCGACCCCGCCGCCTACACGAAAGCCGTGCACGTGCTCGCCGCGGCCGGGGTCCCGACCGCGACCCACGCCATCGGCGACGCCGCCGTCCGCTACGCCCTCGACACCCTCGACGGACTCGACAGCCCCGCGGCGGCACCGCACCGCATCGAGCACATCGAGACGCTGCCGACCGAGCTGATCGGCCGGTTCCGGCGCCAGGGCGTCGTCGCGAGCATGCAACCGGCCCACACCCACTTCACCCGCGCCGACCACACCGACAACTGGTCGTCCCGCCTCGGACACGAACGCGCCGACCGGGGGTGGCGCTGCCGCGACCTGCGCGACGCGGGTGTCCCGGTCGTCCTCGGCTCCGACTGGCCGATCGCCCCCTTCGACCCGCGCGGCACCCTCGCCGCCGCCCAGCTACGCCGCCCGGCGGGCGAACCGGAGATCCCGCCGGTGCAGCCGCACCAGGGCCTGACGCCGCTGATGGCCCTGGAGGGCTACACGTCACTCGCCGCCGCGGCCGCGGGTGCCATCGGCGGGATCACGATCGGCGCACGGGCCGACCTCACGGCTTTCACGCTCGACCCGCTGCGCACGGCCCCGGACGAGCTGGCCGACGCACCGATCGCGATGACCATCGTCGACGGCACGATCATCCACCGCCGCTGAGACCGGCAAGCCAAGCCGTCGTAACGCCGTGAAGGCCACCTTCAGGAACTCTATGTTCCTCAAGGTGGCCTTCACGACGTTCGCTGCGGGCCAGGCAGGCGCGCTGTC
This window of the Amycolatopsis balhimycina FH 1894 genome carries:
- a CDS encoding amidohydrolase; its protein translation is MNLVLCADTVHTLAGDDRPVQAIAITGGVVTAVGTRRDVRDWRGPGTEVVDLGGATVTPGLIDAHTHPVMGVQLTADVDLSAARSLDEVEHLLATAAAGRAPDEWLQAWGLDPNVFGDRPVTSAPIEAAVGGRPAFVRLFDAHSALATPAALRIAGVDGPRRFAQRSSVVCDEDGRPTGLLLEAAAMDLVTAHVPRQPVADRAARLRALLGEMAATGLTGGHVMDLLGDSAEVVAAAEDLGDLPLRLRFAPWCEPGAEAEQLAELIALQGRGGRRWEIGGVKFFIDGTIDNGTAWLEEPDAHGESTDSFWTDPAAYTKAVHVLAAAGVPTATHAIGDAAVRYALDTLDGLDSPAAAPHRIEHIETLPTELIGRFRRQGVVASMQPAHTHFTRADHTDNWSSRLGHERADRGWRCRDLRDAGVPVVLGSDWPIAPFDPRGTLAAAQLRRPAGEPEIPPVQPHQGLTPLMALEGYTSLAAAAAGAIGGITIGARADLTAFTLDPLRTAPDELADAPIAMTIVDGTIIHRR